The proteins below are encoded in one region of Spirochaetaceae bacterium:
- a CDS encoding ATP-grasp domain-containing protein, whose product MSIILILGGGAMQLPAITAAKELGYTVAVADGSAAVPGAKTADIFEAIDLKEQQLLLDYAQRLNKEGQVAAVFTAATDFSANVAYLNEQLGLKGHSYEAALNATNKVRMRKTLVNAGVNCPNFTFYRAGDPLEPLLAAINKWGNHFNVVVKPVDNMGARGVMQVTAPQQLAAALTNALAYSPSGEAIIEEFIDGFEFSIDSLIFDDEHIICGIADRHIYFPPYFIEMGHTMPSNFPAESLKLVLNEFKKACRALGLSWGAAKGDMKLNSKGRAVVGEIAARLSGGYMSGFTYPLSSGVNLTKETLRLALGETNLNLTPTQQLVCAERAFISIPGEVISIEELDNPRQTAGFQQLFMRAEVGKRLVFPRNNVEKAGNVLCTADSYDKAISRADKVRKAIFIRLKAGDDETKEFLQSDEGLSSAFVDGLDYNGLSQDEVAVYFKKITGGDINSLITDDNFNKALTKGSLQGAVWYFDSFKS is encoded by the coding sequence ATGAGCATCATTTTAATTTTAGGCGGCGGAGCCATGCAGCTGCCGGCCATTACGGCGGCTAAAGAGTTGGGCTACACGGTGGCGGTGGCCGATGGCAGCGCTGCTGTACCCGGCGCTAAAACGGCCGATATTTTTGAGGCGATAGATTTAAAAGAGCAACAACTGCTGTTAGATTATGCTCAAAGATTAAATAAAGAAGGCCAAGTGGCCGCTGTTTTTACGGCCGCTACCGATTTTTCGGCCAATGTAGCCTACTTAAACGAGCAACTGGGCCTAAAAGGCCACAGTTATGAAGCTGCCCTAAATGCCACTAACAAAGTACGCATGCGAAAGACGTTGGTTAATGCCGGCGTTAACTGCCCGAACTTTACTTTTTATCGGGCCGGCGACCCGCTGGAGCCGCTCTTAGCCGCTATTAATAAGTGGGGTAATCACTTTAATGTGGTGGTAAAACCGGTGGATAATATGGGTGCGCGCGGCGTTATGCAAGTAACGGCCCCGCAGCAACTGGCCGCCGCCTTAACGAACGCTTTGGCCTACAGCCCCAGCGGCGAGGCGATTATTGAAGAATTTATTGACGGCTTCGAGTTTAGTATCGATTCACTTATTTTTGATGATGAACATATTATCTGCGGTATCGCCGACCGGCATATTTACTTTCCGCCCTACTTTATCGAAATGGGGCACACTATGCCCTCTAACTTTCCGGCCGAAAGCTTAAAGCTGGTGCTTAACGAATTTAAAAAAGCCTGCCGGGCGCTTGGTTTAAGCTGGGGCGCCGCCAAAGGCGATATGAAACTTAACAGCAAAGGCCGGGCAGTGGTAGGCGAGATAGCGGCTAGATTGTCGGGCGGGTATATGTCGGGCTTTACTTACCCCTTAAGCAGCGGCGTTAATTTAACTAAAGAAACTTTACGCTTAGCGCTTGGTGAAACCAACTTAAATTTAACCCCTACGCAGCAGTTAGTTTGCGCCGAGCGAGCGTTTATTTCGATACCCGGTGAGGTAATAAGCATAGAAGAGCTGGATAACCCGCGCCAAACGGCCGGCTTTCAGCAACTATTTATGCGGGCCGAAGTAGGCAAAAGGTTGGTTTTTCCGCGTAATAATGTCGAAAAAGCCGGTAACGTGCTGTGCACCGCCGATAGTTACGACAAAGCCATCAGCCGGGCCGATAAGGTACGTAAAGCCATCTTTATTAGGCTTAAAGCCGGCGATGACGAAACTAAAGAGTTTTTACAAAGTGATGAAGGTTTGTCATCGGCTTTTGTAGACGGCCTAGATTATAACGGCTTAAGCCAAGACGAAGTGGCCGTATATTTTAAAAAAATAACCGGCGGCGATATAAATAGCTTAATAACTGACGATAATTTTAACAAGGCCTTAACAAAAGGCAGCTTACAAGGAGCAGTTTGGTACTTTGATAGCTTTAAAAGCTAA
- a CDS encoding N-acetylmuramoyl-L-alanine amidase gives MIALKAKLIIASYLLLATGLAAQQRTLQSLLEATEAQFFWDSSRSIGLLFKAGRTVTINTEAGFMLLNGQNSRAGISWQDGGLVFDAATAMRIERFLLNLSQHRVSVILIDAGHGGRDPGAIGRHPGFNVYEKDVTLAIALELARLLRARFPDKQILLTRNDDRFISLEDRIEIANRNAGRLAEGETEIYISIHANAAFNREARGFEVWRLPDSTIRHNLVNDDNLDPQTRQAISMVRNAEFLAESQILTAHLLRAMEDDLGNDTLNRGERVEEWFVVRGANMAAVLVEVGFVSNYEEARRLNDPTHLNLIARSLYTGLVNFVSYFEE, from the coding sequence TTGATAGCTTTAAAAGCTAAATTAATTATAGCAAGTTATTTACTATTGGCTACCGGTTTAGCCGCCCAGCAGCGCACCTTGCAAAGCCTGCTGGAAGCCACAGAGGCGCAGTTTTTTTGGGACAGCAGCCGCAGTATCGGTTTGCTTTTTAAGGCCGGACGGACGGTAACTATTAACACCGAAGCCGGTTTTATGTTGCTTAACGGCCAAAATAGCCGGGCCGGTATCTCTTGGCAAGACGGCGGCTTAGTTTTTGATGCCGCCACCGCTATGCGTATAGAAAGATTTTTACTTAATCTTAGCCAACATCGGGTAAGCGTTATTTTAATTGATGCCGGGCACGGCGGGCGCGACCCCGGTGCCATCGGCCGCCACCCCGGTTTTAATGTTTACGAAAAAGACGTTACCTTAGCCATCGCCCTCGAGCTGGCACGGCTGTTACGGGCACGCTTTCCCGACAAACAAATTTTGCTCACCCGCAATGACGACCGTTTTATCTCGCTGGAAGACCGTATCGAAATAGCCAACCGCAACGCCGGCCGGCTGGCCGAAGGCGAAACCGAAATTTATATTTCTATCCACGCTAACGCCGCCTTTAACCGCGAGGCGCGCGGCTTTGAGGTGTGGCGGCTGCCCGATAGCACTATTAGGCATAACTTAGTAAATGACGATAATTTAGACCCGCAAACCCGGCAGGCCATCAGTATGGTGCGCAACGCCGAATTTTTGGCCGAAAGCCAAATCTTAACGGCTCATCTGCTAAGGGCAATGGAAGATGATTTAGGTAATGACACTTTAAATAGGGGTGAGCGCGTTGAAGAATGGTTTGTGGTACGCGGCGCCAATATGGCGGCCGTACTGGTAGAGGTGGGTTTTGTCAGTAATTATGAAGAAGCGCGGCGTTTAAATGACCCCACCCACTTGAATTTAATAGCCCGTTCGCTTTATACTGGGTTGGTAAATTTTGTTAGTTACTTTGAGGAATAA